Proteins co-encoded in one Euleptes europaea isolate rEulEur1 chromosome 1, rEulEur1.hap1, whole genome shotgun sequence genomic window:
- the ZMYND10 gene encoding zinc finger MYND domain-containing protein 10: MAEPVAVLLPGEAEVLVRELKSFPLRDLGGHGWLRQHEYIEKLNMQALLSASAGHEQLLTELLVKYAKIPTLVEELITVEIWKQKIFPILCRLKDFKPRSTFPIYLVLHHEASIINLLETVFFHKEICESAEDTLLDLIDYSHRKLTLLAAQSACGKIPNEKKLHPEVLQNSSSMQELKKQAEMMEFEISLRALSVLRFITDQIESLPVSAVTRMLNTHNFPCLLVQLVEHCPWSCYEEGKLKKFENGAWYVVPPEDHIKMTKLDGQVWIALYNLLLCAECQRKYNFDNFNKSQLLKLRAFLTDIVIDQFPNLLEMQRFLSHLAVTDPVPPKKDLILEQVPVIWDHVVRENSGKWQAIAKHQVNNMFSPSEEELRSQACRWAQTYNLDVIEALIPDKPKCAVCGSEAAKRCSRCRNEWYCRKQCQVQHWQKHKKACNLMADALKKIEDEVNMQAKPIE; this comes from the exons ATGGCGGAGCCGGTCGCCGTCTTGCTGCCGGGCGAAGCGGAAGTTTTGGTGCGGGAGTTGAAAAGCTTCCCGTTGCGGGATCTCGGAGGCCACGG GTGGCTTCGTCAGCATGAATATATCGAGAAGCTGAACATGCAGGCTCTACTGAGTGCTTCTGCTGGGCACGAGCAGCTCCTGACAGAGCTTTTGGTGAAATATGCCAAG ATACCAACTCTTGTTGAGGAACTAATCACTGTGGAGATCTGGAAGCAGAAGATCTTCCCTATATTATGCAGGCTGAAAGATTTCAAGCCAAGAAGCACCTTTCCCATATACTTGGTG TTGCATCATGAAGCTTCAATTATTAATCTCTTGGAGACAGTGTTTTTTCACAAA GAAATCTGTGAATCAGCAGAGGATACCCTTCTGGACTTGATAGATTACAGCCATCGGAAGTTAACCCTCCTAGCAGCTCAAAGTGCTTGTGGAAAGATTCCAAATGAGAAGAAACTTCACCCTGAGGTTCTTCAAAATTCGTCATCAATGCAG GAGCTAAAGAAGCAAGCAGAAATGATGGAGTTTGAAATCTCATTGAGAGCCTTGTCTGTGCTCCGTTTCATCACAGATCAGATAGAGAG TTTGCCAGTGAGTGCAGTGACAAGAATGCTGAATACCCACAACTTTCCATGTCTCTTGGTTCAGTTGGTAGAACATTGCCCATGGAGCTGCTATGAAGAAG GGAAGCTGAAGAAGTTTGAGAATGGGGCATGGTATGTGGTGCCCCCTGAAGACCATATAAAGATGACTAAGTTGGATGGACAAGTGTGGATTGCTCTCTACAACCTCCTCCTGTGCGCAGAATGCCAGCGCAAGTACAACTTTGATAACTTCAATAAAAGCCAGCTGCTGAAG CTCCGTGCCTTCCTGACTGATATCGTCATTGATCAGTTCCCCAATCTTTTGGAGATGCAGAGATTTTTGAGCCATCTAGCAGtgacagaccctgttccacccaaGAAGGATCTCATACTAGAGCAG GTTCCTGTGATCTGGGATCATGTAGTCAGAGAGAACTCTGGAAAATGGCAGGCGATTGCCAAGCATCAGGTAAACAATATGTTTAGCCCTTCAGAGGAGGAGCTGAGAAGCCAGGCTTGCAG GTGGGCACAAACATACAACTTGGATGTGATAGAAGCCCTCATCCCAGACAAACCCAAGTGTGCAGTATGTGGCTCTGAGGCAGCAAAACGTTGCTCCCGTTGCAGAAATGAATGGTACTGCAGAAA ACAGTGTCAAGTTCAGCACTGGCAGAAGCACAAGAAAGCTTGCAACTTGATGGCTGATGCCCTGAAGAAAATAGAAGACGAAGTAAATATGCAGGCCAAGCCTATTGAGTAA